DNA sequence from the Streptomyces sp. MST-110588 genome:
GATGGCGTCGTACTTGCCGTTGAAGAGGTGGGCCAGCAGCTTGCGGTGGATCTGGTCGGCCTGGTTCTCCAGACGGTTGACCTCGATCCAGTACTCGGTGAGGTTGGACATCGTCCGCAGGTTGGGCATGGCCTCGGCGGTCAGCTCCGCCGCCCGGGCCAGCACCTCGATCTGCTGCTCGACGCCCTTGGGCAGCTCCTCGATGCTGTAGAGGACGACGAGATCGACGGCCTCCTCCATGAAGTCCATGATGTCGTCGAGGGAGGACGCGAGGTTGTAGATGTCCTCGCGGTCGAACGGCGTGATGAAGGAGGAGTTGAGCTGGTGGAAGATCGCGTGTGTCGCGTCGTCCCCCGCGTGCTCCGCCGCCCGCATCCTCTCGGCGATCTCTGCCCGCGCGGAGGCGTCCGCCCCGAGCAGTTCCATCAGGAGCTTGGAGCCTGTGACGATGTTGTCCGCCGAGGCGGCGAACATGTCGTAGAAGCTCGTCTCCCTGGGGGTCAGACGAAAGCGCACGTGAAATCCTCGGGGTGCATCGGATTCGGTCGAGTTGATGCTAGGCGCATCATCCAGCCACAGCTAACCGGCATTCCTTCAGTGTCGCCCATCGGGCAGCATGCTCTGCACGGGGTACCGCCCGCGCGCCCCTCGCACGCGCCTGCACACCGCGAAATTCTGTACCATATACCCACCGGGGGTATACAGATCGCCTACACGCACGGGAGACGGCCATGACGACCACGGATGCCGGCACCAACGGCGGCACCGCAGCCGCTCCGGCTTGCCACAACAGCGCCCCCGCGCCCGGCGCGCAGGGCGACCCGGGCGTCGTGACCGACCACGACCTGGGCATTCACGGGTACGCCAAACAGAAGGACGCCCACATCAAGCGGCTGCGCCGGATCGAGGGCCAGATCCGCGGCCTCCAGCGCATGCTCGAAGAGGACGTCTACTGCATCGACATACTCACCCAGGTCTCGGCGAGTACCAAAGGACTTCAGTCCTTCGGCCTCCAGCTCCTGGAGGAGCACCTGCGGCACTGTGTCGCCGACGCCGCCCGCAAGGGCCCGGAGGCGATCGACGCCAAGGTCCAGGAGGCGACGAAGGCGATCGAACGGATGCTGCGCACCTGAGACGGGATGCTCGGCCGGGGTCCTGGGCCGGGTCCGGGCCGCGCCCCGTACGGGCGGCGCTCACCCCCGGCGGGCGGGCCCGGCTTCCGTCTGTACGCGCTCCGCGTCCACGTCCAGCACCTCGTCGATACGGTCCGAGCTGAGCCGATCCTCGCTCGCGGCAGCAGCCGCGATCATCAACTCACCAGCCAGGTCGATCTC
Encoded proteins:
- a CDS encoding DUF47 family protein, with product MRFRLTPRETSFYDMFAASADNIVTGSKLLMELLGADASARAEIAERMRAAEHAGDDATHAIFHQLNSSFITPFDREDIYNLASSLDDIMDFMEEAVDLVVLYSIEELPKGVEQQIEVLARAAELTAEAMPNLRTMSNLTEYWIEVNRLENQADQIHRKLLAHLFNGKYDAIEVLKLKQVVDILEEAADAFEHVANTVETIAVKES
- a CDS encoding metal-sensitive transcriptional regulator; translation: MTTTDAGTNGGTAAAPACHNSAPAPGAQGDPGVVTDHDLGIHGYAKQKDAHIKRLRRIEGQIRGLQRMLEEDVYCIDILTQVSASTKGLQSFGLQLLEEHLRHCVADAARKGPEAIDAKVQEATKAIERMLRT